TTCttcaataagatattttttaggtAAAACTTGTCCAAGAGTCTTCGAATTGCCATAGGTCTGTCGAATTACATCATCAAGTGTTAATCGTAATTGTTCTGTTGAATCGGACGCGCTTGAATGAAGAAATTTTAAGCATAACTTAATAGATGGGTCAAAATCAATTGAAGacatttttataagattataacTATATAAGAAATCGTAAATCTTGCTTTTCCAGGGCTAACTgcgttttttaaatcttaatactgtatttatttaaaaccctTGCTTAGTACGAGTGCCAGCTCTGAAAAGTGTcacctgaatattttttttcgaaattaattacaaaagttAATTTCAGACTTAACTTTAGTATATCAAGCATATAAGTATAGTTTAGCTATTAGGGAGGCTCGCTAGTTGTCAAAATAATTTGACACTTGACAGTTGCCACAGTCCTCAAATttaaaagccaaaataaaaaatatatcatttgacAACTTGACAGTGCTCTAAGCtctgaacaaaaaataatactattatgtcataaataataatattattttaatgaatgtcaTTATcatcatatacaaataaaaaataataatagctactGCTTATATCATAACCTCGTAGAACGGAGGCAAGAATAATGACTGCTATTCCGAATACCCTATGTATTTTcggtagtaaaaaataaattattatacttaaatattttaatttcgagtCATAAAAgcgcatttttattttattatattaaaattaaaagccgtaataaaataaaatagtagtcCGAATATCACGTAATCTAAAACACGAGCTGCCATAGTGTGGCGTCAgataggcaaaaactgtcattttaatatcatctgatactttgataaacaactttctggagttttaatgctagtatttgtacatAAGACGTCAACGATAgcaattgtaattcattattttcccaaaaaaacACCAAAGATTTATAGCTATTAACGTTAAAGGAGTGTCGGTCGTACAAAAACAACTGCTGTTTTAATCAAATTGACGTCACCGAAATGACTGGCAGCTTTTTGGtggaaataaaaaaggtttaaaattttattttattttatgataagaaaatgtgtttattagacgacattttttttttgaaaattaacattttgagGTAGGTACTTTTTCGTACTAAGTAGAATACCCTATTTTTGTGTTGTTGAATGAATGGGGGAATTGAAACGGAAACATGAAAGTTGTCATTATTAATGCTAAAGAACCGTCTTCGTGTGTGAAAAAATTTGTTAAACTATATTGGTGCTCCaataaaaacagataatatgaaataaaaaattttgattttatatagatatttgtaatgttatacaaaaccaaatttgatttttaactCGTTGTAACGCGCAACGTATATAAGCTGCGTAggcaatattaatgaaaatgtcAAAATTGAAGAATTGTGTTGACATTTAACTAAGGTTTtgtgttttgattattttgacattttattatattttaaatacatgtcGTCAACGTTCgactcaaatttataataaagtaaaaaatattaaatattcatatttgggAACGTGGAAAATACTCAaatgatattttgaaaaaagaaacatttcaaACTTCaatcatgtttaaaatatatatttcattttatattttatttgttaatattgctCTTAACAAATGCAATATGCAGATAGGCCCAGAGCCCTGGGACTACGTGAATAATGTGAATTCAATTGTGATTGACGAAGATATACCACCTGATCTTAAAGACAAGCCCCAGAGGAAAGTACAAACCAACAATAACATAGCAATTGGTGAATGGTTTTATAAAAGGATATTAACCATTGTCTTAAAAGGGGGCCAAATGAAGGTATGTTAGCAATTGCTTAACAGcattttagacatttttttatagttaacatATGCTTTAACAATAATGCAAAACAACcttgatgaaataaattaaaattaaatattgaataaaatatgttatttatatattaaattaacagaaaAATGAGGATGGTTCTATTGATATATCACTGCATATGAAATACAATGAAGAACGTTGGAATATTCTTGATGGTTATATCAAACCCAATACTGCATATTCTGAAGATATGTACAGACGTTCCATTGGATATATAGAGGAAGCTATAATTAAACCAAGTATCAGTGAGAAGATTGTCTTTGCTTGGAGTGAATACTTCCAATactatttaatagaatataaggtaatatttcagtaaaatatataattacctaaaataaaataccaataccaattttttatatttaacctgAGCGGTGTATTGTCCAGTACAAGCagcattttaacttttttaacatcataatttgaacatttttatttccagaCATATATTATGTGGGCTGCAAGTATTTTAGCAGGAGTCTTGACAATATTTTGGTTATGGAATCATATTTCACATaaacatgtaataatattagtgatCATTGgtctttatttatatgaagtatTAATATCTTATAAGGTAAGCCAAATAAATTTCCTAATTGAGAGTAAGAAGAATATGTAGAGTTTAACACtaagttttattaatgattCCAGGAGGCTGAAAAACAAGAACTTGATAGATTCATAACAGCTGTCAACACTTGCAAGTGGTACATTTGGACAACAGACTGTCATGTGCCACCACCTGACCCTCTTATATTCTTGAAACACATGAATCCACTCAAAATTGGCATTCGTATGTTCACCACATTGGTATCAGAACCCATGATAACAATTAGCGAaaccattaaaattattattcatggcATTActggtaagttttttttttatatatgtatgctgGTTGTTGCATGCTTTGCTCtggttttaggggttggttgtctagttattgtaacattatattaaaattcattaaacttTGGATGAATACTTTGGCTGTGAAattgtaacagacagacagttcccatcacatttataattttagtatagataaaatataattatgattataatttaatatatttgttcagTGATTTAcagaattgttttctttttcagaTGGATTGTGGTTtccattgaataaaataacgtaTGGAATTCTGGTTGTTACTTTTATGATACTAATGGTATTTTTgctgataatgataatatttaattatattctaaacaTTCCATTCAAGTTAAGTTTTTTGGGTATTGTGAGTATTGGATTAAAACAACGTAATAGAAGCATGCAAAATACCATTGTTCATGAGCCAATTGGTGCACCTCAAGGGGAAAATACAGATAGAATTAGTGGCGAAAATTTGTCGAAGCTCTTAGAAGTGTACACACGTGCATTGAATACTGTTAATTCTTCACAAATACAACAAAGAGGTGCACTACAAAATTCCAATTCATCACTgacatataaatcaaaattgacCAGATCAGCAAGTACAGGACGATTGCCTAATTATGaaagtgaaaattataataataacaatattttacaacaatataaacaaaatggaAGTGGAGATCACTGattaaaatcagtttttttttaatgtgaataaTAATGACTAGTACCTACTTAGCATTCCAGTCATCTGTAACAAAGTTTATCTTAATCTGTAGTCAAGACTTTAAATCTTAGATGTTAAATtctgctttaattttttttattaatttatagtttgtCTAGATTTAGCTGTGTGTCATAAATTCCTTACTTATTaaaggaatataattaattttcgacTAACACTTATTACTACTATTTTTtcactcaaaatatatttaacctgggatagtataaaaataaaacttatttaattttaaatgtaaatttaattcgaaGTCTAATCAagttaattaagtattataacaaatgtttttaataaccatgtttttttaatataatttgtaaataaataaactttttaatgttaatttttatttcttttttgtgaTGCTTAGTGAGTAGTgttgtaagaaaattaaaatatattatcaactaGAAATATTTCGTTCAGATAAAAgaagcattattttattttaaaaaatgatacaaCAGTATCTAAGTAAGAAGCAAATTCTAATCTCGATTTAATTTCTTACATTCTAAGGCTATTGGTCAACCAACATTCGCAACCCCATAATTGATAacataacaaaacattataaatatgtacaactATCACTTGTGGGTTGATTTAATAAGTTTCATTATATACCTCTTGCACAAATCCAGCTAAGCTTTAACCATAATATTCGTGTGGCGCCACTATACTCGACTAGCCTACTCTAGTTTATCTATAGAATCTATATGGACTAATCAATGATGAACCATTTTAAATTGATGTGAACACTAAGTTATAGTTTAATTACTTAAAGTATAAATGTAGGCATAGAATTTGAATGTCTTAATAGTTAAAGAGAAAATCCTAGAATAGATAAAGGTTATGTGCTTGAATTGAAGCATTTGATATTCACTGAATTCGtcacaaataaaaaagcaattagTTAGGATATATGTCGATTTATGTGTAGTGTGTTATTGCACTCATCAGTTGTCAAATAATGcagatcatttttatttacttcattttttGACACTATATAGCTAAGTAATAAAATGAGAATATTTTAAAGACTATAAGTTTAAATGTGTCCAGATGATTTATGAaacgttatattaatttatcatttatgtgtctacattaatattattgccATTATTATTTGGGCACCTTTATACGTTAACATGATTTTGGTGTTGTTTCGTCTAATATCTATATCTGAACGAATTTGaatcaatatttgtaatattatagaagttTTGAGTTAGTAAAGCTCCTAAATTATTTCTACCCTTTAAACTTGtacaataaattcattttacagCTGAATTGTTAAACACGCGTTTTATTGCAGATCAACTAagcaattgaattttatttaaagtacaaccgaatctatctattaaatatcTAGAATGGCTACTTTATTTCGAtcttttggaaaaatattttaacaagtaaGTTGAACTACTACAATTTATGCCAATAAGAAAATGCATACATTTAAGAGAATGTGTCTGTTTTAGtttatacaaaaaagaaaaaatgattttgttgattaatttttaagatagtaataattatattgcgaCTTAAGATGACCAATAATCGTCTAAGTATACGTTAATTTTGCAAAGTTGAAGAAGTGAAGTTGAAATAGAGAAAATAGTAGTTAGGAAATAGCTCAATCATGTAAATAAGAGGTTTCCTTCATAGTAATACTCATTATATACAAATGGCATATAGTTTTctcattataatgtaataatatttaatttttgaacaaTACATAAATGGATTGATAAAATAGGTAACCAAAGGCACCATATTTGTATACgttacgtataaatataataattatttaataatattacatgatTGAGcttgataaaaacattttcatttaagtcTAGAATACATATGCGTAAAAGTCGATTTAAGGCATACGAGAAATGGGCATTActcattcgcatttataacgtcattcgaatattaaaaatgtgaatgtgagtttgttttaataatacataactgCTTCCACGTCCTAACCACACAACCGATCAATTTGAAATTTTGCATTCAAATTGTCAAAAATGCAGAAAAATGCCCGCATTATAGATGTATTTAATGAATTGATGTATGTATTTAGGTCATATGATTCTTGTATCATTAATAACATACATCCATAGCtagaattaatttacttatagcAGACATTTCTTGAATGTATAACAGCATGTCAATACGTAGTTGTACTTTACTTTATCagttaacgaaaaaaaaaaaaattaattctttgcaTATTATTGTCAGTAAGAATTTGCATGATCCTAATGCGCTTTTTTCAAGTTTTACACATGTGTATCATAGACTTTACTATATGAGTACCGACTACAATATATCAACGtttacattcaaattaaattacggTAAAAATACCTCAATCAACATCAAACAACTTTGGTCCAGTTTCAACAATTtaacaatcttttttttatattaaatctaatttttaaatcatgCTGAAAGCAAAGcacattataaaattgaaatacgagcaaataattatttatataatttatacgacAGTAATTAAGTGAATAGCTCATTAAGAATTAAATCTCATTAACGCATGGTCTAAacaatttcatacaaatttaacCTTCCTATAATAACATACTTTCCTAAAGATAACCTCACTATAAGTTGCTTGATAAGGATAATAGActagataattttttaaactatggACAATTCTAGTTGGATATGTAAGtgaacgatattaaataaagtgaatTAAAAACTAGCGACAGCtacttttacaataattatataagttatttttattgtatgcaATTATGCATAAGTTAATAAATGACACTAACAAAAAATGTCACTGCGAGATTTACCGctagtttttaaatatggaatcttTGATCATTTATAGCGACATCACTATTCACTAACCAATGACCATTCAAACTAAAACCAAATTCATCAAAGTTACTTTGATAAGCATTTAAGaaactgtttaaaattataagaatcTTAAATATTTGCACACAATGGAATATTATGAACCACATTGTGGGCTAAGTGTCTTCATAAAAAGCAGTTGGACAAAAAACATAtaacacataattataatttaaatggcaCTCAAACAATTTTTAGCGAACTTTTCACTAATTGTAtactaatttaacttttaagtttAATAGTGAAActgtaatgtatataaatattatacaaataaactattttggCACATTCTTTAAAAATCTCGCAATGACATCCTTACAATTTTTCGTTTGCAAATTAATAGTATTCTTATATATCTAACAATAACAATGTCACTTAatcatataacttaaaaaaaaaacacgttgaGATCAATAAAGACACATTA
This genomic stretch from Vanessa atalanta chromosome 5, ilVanAtal1.2, whole genome shotgun sequence harbors:
- the LOC125064160 gene encoding uncharacterized protein LOC125064160 isoform X2, which encodes MTGSFLVEIKKIGPEPWDYVNNVNSIVIDEDIPPDLKDKPQRKVQTNNNIAIGEWFYKRILTIVLKGGQMKKNEDGSIDISLHMKYNEERWNILDGYIKPNTAYSEDMYRRSIGYIEEAIIKPSISEKIVFAWSEYFQYYLIEYKTYIMWAASILAGVLTIFWLWNHISHKHVIILVIIGLYLYEVLISYKEAEKQELDRFITAVNTCKWYIWTTDCHVPPPDPLIFLKHMNPLKIGIRMFTTLVSEPMITISETIKIIIHGITDGLWFPLNKITYGILVVTFMILMVFLLIMIIFNYILNIPFKLSFLGIVSIGLKQRNRSMQNTIVHEPIGAPQGENTDRISGENLSKLLEVYTRALNTVNSSQIQQRGALQNSNSSLTYKSKLTRSASTGRLPNYESENYNNNNILQQYKQNGSGDH
- the LOC125064160 gene encoding uncharacterized protein LOC125064160 isoform X1, with protein sequence MFKIYISFYILFVNIALNKCNMQIGPEPWDYVNNVNSIVIDEDIPPDLKDKPQRKVQTNNNIAIGEWFYKRILTIVLKGGQMKKNEDGSIDISLHMKYNEERWNILDGYIKPNTAYSEDMYRRSIGYIEEAIIKPSISEKIVFAWSEYFQYYLIEYKTYIMWAASILAGVLTIFWLWNHISHKHVIILVIIGLYLYEVLISYKEAEKQELDRFITAVNTCKWYIWTTDCHVPPPDPLIFLKHMNPLKIGIRMFTTLVSEPMITISETIKIIIHGITDGLWFPLNKITYGILVVTFMILMVFLLIMIIFNYILNIPFKLSFLGIVSIGLKQRNRSMQNTIVHEPIGAPQGENTDRISGENLSKLLEVYTRALNTVNSSQIQQRGALQNSNSSLTYKSKLTRSASTGRLPNYESENYNNNNILQQYKQNGSGDH